A genomic window from Flavobacterium azooxidireducens includes:
- a CDS encoding DUF5916 domain-containing protein — MNSIRPLFSIVLIFIIGTTQSHSQKKTTALRVNESISIDGKLDEAVWMKTPVANNFIMLEPDNGMPESPERKSEVKVIYDDNAIYIGAILYDNEASKIEKEITQRDIFGTADHFGIFINGFNDGQQDFRFFVSASGVQMDCLATENNEDFSWDAIWNSEVRITDFGWVVEMEIPYAALRFSEENIQTWGVNFFREIRRFRQKVTWSKIDRAVGSVINQAGILEGIENIKTPTRLFLIPYTSGYVESNNLVTESTFKAGMDIKYGINDSFTLDAILVPDFGQTAFDNVELNLGPFEQQFNENRPFFTEGTDLFSKGNLVYSRRIGGAPSSYPATNQNETVEAYPNTVNLLNALKVSGRTAEGLGIGFLNAITEKTYARIRNTDTNEIRNELVEPLTNYNVLVFDQRFNQNSSVSFINTNVTRVGDFRDANVTGIVYDINSKGNKYNFSGDLKMSSIYDDEKGNGYSTFVNFGKTFGKYRYSIASQYVSKEFDINDLGINFVTNYHNLAANFNYRILNPTKRFNSFNLNTNYYIELENTTGKAQDHWINLNVNSSTLKNDFIGYGFLVSPFVTYNFYESRVPGRPLAFPATGNAWVYFSSNYNRKFALDIEPSIRIFDQENRINYGLFISPRYRFNDKLTLIYSTNYNRQNSDIGWVDFSENDIILAERNRTTLTNSISGKYAINNKMTLNLTTRHYWSFAENVQFHTLLEDGTFTPNNSYASDKDANFNLWNFDLSYSWWFAPGSQITALYRNNAQNFSNDIDKSYGSNFNNVFEDNLNHVFSVSVRYFIDYNKAKNWFKKV; from the coding sequence ATGAATTCAATCAGGCCACTCTTTTCTATCGTTTTAATTTTTATAATAGGAACAACCCAATCGCATAGTCAGAAAAAAACAACTGCTCTTCGTGTCAATGAATCTATTTCCATTGATGGAAAATTAGATGAAGCTGTTTGGATGAAAACACCTGTAGCCAATAATTTCATTATGCTCGAACCGGACAATGGTATGCCGGAATCTCCAGAAAGAAAATCGGAAGTTAAAGTGATTTATGATGACAATGCTATTTACATAGGAGCTATTTTATATGACAATGAAGCATCCAAAATAGAAAAAGAAATAACACAACGGGATATTTTTGGAACCGCAGATCATTTCGGAATTTTCATCAATGGATTTAACGACGGTCAGCAAGATTTTCGCTTTTTCGTTTCCGCTTCCGGAGTTCAAATGGATTGTTTAGCGACCGAAAACAACGAAGATTTTTCCTGGGATGCGATTTGGAATAGCGAAGTGAGAATCACTGATTTTGGTTGGGTGGTAGAAATGGAAATTCCGTATGCCGCTCTTCGCTTTTCGGAAGAAAACATTCAAACTTGGGGTGTGAATTTTTTTAGAGAAATTCGTCGTTTTAGGCAAAAAGTAACATGGAGTAAAATCGACCGAGCGGTTGGTTCAGTAATTAATCAAGCCGGTATTTTGGAAGGAATTGAAAACATCAAAACCCCTACCCGATTATTCTTAATTCCTTATACATCAGGTTATGTTGAATCAAACAATTTGGTAACAGAAAGCACTTTTAAAGCCGGAATGGATATTAAATACGGCATCAATGATTCTTTTACCTTAGATGCGATTCTAGTTCCAGATTTTGGGCAAACTGCTTTTGATAATGTAGAATTAAATTTAGGTCCGTTTGAACAACAATTCAATGAAAACAGACCTTTTTTTACCGAAGGAACTGATTTGTTTTCCAAAGGAAATTTGGTTTATTCCAGAAGAATTGGCGGAGCACCTTCTTCTTACCCTGCTACAAATCAAAACGAAACAGTTGAAGCTTATCCAAACACTGTAAATCTTCTGAATGCTTTAAAAGTTTCCGGAAGAACAGCAGAAGGTTTGGGAATTGGTTTTTTAAATGCTATTACCGAAAAAACCTATGCCAGAATCAGAAATACTGATACAAATGAAATTCGGAATGAATTGGTTGAACCATTAACAAATTATAATGTTTTGGTTTTTGATCAACGTTTCAACCAAAATTCATCTGTTTCCTTTATCAACACCAATGTAACTCGTGTTGGTGATTTTAGAGATGCCAACGTAACCGGAATTGTGTATGACATCAATTCAAAAGGAAACAAATATAATTTTTCCGGCGATTTAAAAATGAGCAGCATTTATGATGATGAAAAAGGAAATGGCTATTCTACTTTTGTAAATTTTGGAAAAACCTTCGGAAAATACCGTTATTCAATTGCTTCGCAATATGTTTCTAAAGAATTTGACATTAACGATTTAGGAATTAATTTTGTAACGAATTATCACAACTTAGCTGCGAATTTTAATTACCGTATTTTGAATCCCACCAAACGATTCAATTCCTTTAACCTAAATACAAATTACTACATTGAACTTGAAAATACCACCGGAAAAGCTCAAGATCATTGGATTAATTTGAATGTAAATTCCAGTACATTAAAAAATGATTTTATAGGTTATGGGTTTTTAGTAAGTCCGTTTGTAACCTATAATTTTTATGAATCAAGAGTTCCGGGCAGACCATTGGCTTTTCCGGCTACTGGAAATGCTTGGGTTTATTTTTCATCCAATTATAATAGAAAATTTGCATTAGACATTGAACCTTCTATTAGAATTTTTGATCAAGAAAATCGGATAAACTATGGTTTATTTATTAGTCCAAGATATCGTTTTAACGACAAATTGACGTTAATTTATTCAACCAATTATAACCGTCAAAACAGCGATATCGGTTGGGTAGATTTTTCTGAAAACGACATTATTTTAGCAGAAAGAAATCGAACAACATTGACCAATTCCATTTCAGGGAAATATGCCATCAACAACAAAATGACATTGAATTTAACCACTAGACATTACTGGTCTTTTGCCGAAAATGTTCAATTTCATACATTATTGGAAGATGGAACTTTCACACCAAACAACAGCTATGCTTCCGATAAAGATGCTAATTTTAATTTGTGGAATTTTGATTTGTCGTATTCATGGTGGTTTGCTCCGGGAAGTCAAATTACAGCACTTTATCGCAATAATGCTCAGAATTTTTCCAACGACATTGATAAAAGCTATGGTTCAAATTTCAACAATGTGTTTGAAGATAATCTCAACCACGTTTTTTCTGTGAGTGTTCGCTATTTTATTGATTACAACAAAGCTAAAAACTGGTTTAAAAAAGTCTAA
- the gpmI gene encoding 2,3-bisphosphoglycerate-independent phosphoglycerate mutase, which translates to MNKKVILMILDGWGHSPDPKVSAIDHANTPFIDSLYQNYPNAELRTDGLNVGLPEGQMGNSEVGHMNLGAGRIIYQELTRINLAVQNKTLNNEKVLQEAFQYAKTNHKDVHFLGLVSDGGVHSHIDHVKGLVDATQDFGLNNVYIHAFTDGRDVDPKSGVRFISELENYCKNTTAKLASVIGRYYAMDRDRRWERIKLAYDLLVNGIGKHSQNAIDSIQDNYANDITDEFIEPILMVDENDKPLTTIKNGDVVIFFNFRTDRGRQLTEVLTQFDCHEQNMHQLDLYYVTLTNYDETYKNIKVIYNKDNITETLGEVLERNHKKQIRIAETEKYPHVTFFFSGGREEPFEGETRILRNSPKVATYDLKPEMSAFELKDALVEELKKGEVDFVCLNFANGDMVGHTGVMEAAIKACEAVDVCVKEVIETALANNYTTIVIADHGNCETMMNSDGSPNTAHTTNPVPVILVDNDLKTINNGVLGDIAPTVLDLMGIEKPDAMTRHSLL; encoded by the coding sequence ATGAACAAGAAAGTAATCCTTATGATTTTAGACGGATGGGGACATTCGCCGGACCCAAAAGTTTCTGCTATTGACCATGCCAACACGCCATTTATTGATTCATTATACCAAAATTATCCCAATGCCGAATTACGCACTGATGGCTTAAATGTTGGTCTTCCCGAAGGTCAAATGGGAAATTCCGAAGTGGGTCATATGAATTTAGGAGCCGGGAGAATTATCTATCAAGAACTTACTCGAATTAATTTGGCTGTTCAAAATAAGACCTTGAACAACGAAAAAGTGTTGCAAGAAGCTTTTCAATATGCCAAAACAAATCATAAAGATGTTCATTTTTTAGGATTAGTTTCAGATGGTGGCGTGCATTCACACATTGATCATGTAAAAGGATTGGTTGATGCTACACAAGATTTTGGTTTAAACAATGTTTATATTCATGCGTTTACAGATGGTCGAGATGTTGACCCAAAATCAGGTGTTCGATTTATATCAGAATTAGAAAATTATTGCAAAAATACCACTGCAAAATTAGCATCCGTTATTGGTCGCTATTATGCTATGGATCGAGACAGAAGATGGGAAAGAATAAAATTGGCGTATGATTTATTGGTGAATGGAATAGGAAAGCATTCTCAAAATGCTATTGATAGTATTCAAGATAATTATGCTAATGATATAACCGATGAGTTCATTGAACCTATTTTGATGGTCGATGAAAATGACAAACCATTAACCACCATAAAAAACGGTGACGTTGTTATTTTCTTCAATTTCAGAACCGATAGAGGTCGTCAATTAACTGAAGTTTTAACTCAATTTGATTGTCATGAACAAAATATGCATCAGTTGGATTTGTATTATGTAACGTTAACGAATTATGATGAAACGTATAAAAACATCAAAGTAATTTACAACAAAGATAATATCACAGAAACGTTGGGAGAAGTTTTAGAAAGAAATCATAAAAAACAAATCCGAATTGCAGAGACAGAAAAATACCCACACGTAACGTTCTTTTTTTCAGGTGGTCGAGAAGAACCCTTTGAAGGCGAAACCCGTATATTAAGAAACTCACCAAAAGTAGCCACTTACGATTTGAAACCTGAAATGAGTGCCTTTGAATTAAAAGATGCCTTGGTAGAAGAACTCAAAAAAGGAGAAGTTGATTTTGTTTGTTTAAATTTTGCTAACGGCGACATGGTTGGTCATACCGGTGTGATGGAAGCAGCCATAAAAGCTTGTGAAGCAGTAGATGTTTGTGTAAAAGAAGTAATCGAAACGGCTTTGGCAAACAATTACACCACCATCGTTATTGCCGATCACGGAAATTGTGAAACAATGATGAACTCAGATGGCTCACCAAACACAGCTCACACCACCAATCCTGTTCCGGTGATTTTGGTTGACAACGATTTAAAAACAATTAACAATGGTGTTTTAGGCGACATTGCTCCAACCGTTTTAGACTTGATGGGAATAGAAAAACCTGATGCTATGACAAGGCATTCCTTACTGTAA
- a CDS encoding T9SS type B sorting domain-containing protein, whose product MKSIYNFFVLLWLLIIQDAFAQGGAPSCQEFQANFESYQSCATSIPFQNSTGANSESFSTTCIGAAFRGPTWFFIQIQTPGSITLQISQVNDAGIGTDVDFVLWGPFTDLSNVCSQLNISREVDCSWSDSSIEIVSIPNGQTGELYVLLIDNYSNQSGQISISQIDGTGSSDCSFLSSVEIIDDSGNEITQTEYCKPQTKSITARIDVTDFDGNPGDLRFNYTWYRNDVVLSTITDSTISTNTLANIAESGIYRVETTTYDSTDPTVDLTNLPVSEAEIELKFFVLPNISIQNSATVCLTSNPVLQGTILNQNLFDQLIDNPIYQWYRNDVPVSGISNNSFTPTLPGKYNLGIKNGGCNEVISNSIFIYDTPQVSILDNASICDNDSFTITSTIANSGNLNNLTYQWYQNNNPIAGANGNTLVVSTAIQANNSTAAYYLEVTEEGICVGNSNTVSVQINPVPVLNTSPIIVEQCDYIAPNNDGIATTNLTEAYNQITNNVSGLTLFYFLDSGLTQPILTPEAFVNSTANQTIYVIAVNENATPNCTSTTVATIALTVNPTSLSSYPNMAPVCPVLNQNYGLVNFSTQENIIRTNFFGGNPVEITFYLTDTDASVKTNQLTNLSQIPVGIQTIYARIETNTICEGVGVFQVEIITPPLQNTVASIALCENESIVLNSFDAEALLNQNPTVQTTYFRTFLLAENNSGALNKNIPQAFPVGENDIFVRLFDTATQCFSIINFTIEVFPNPVIFNPNPISICGDMVSTFDLTLRNNQITGGNSDYQVFYYETPADLTADNFIPQPDAYQSATKTIFVKVVDPTNNNCFSTTTLSLAVVTIPGSLNNPTPIENCDDSGFYAFDLTERIAEIAGPSNLNNIVIRYYENFTDAQSNNNFFIQNPTNFTNTIKDFQTIYVRVTSTTNFDSETGLACFRVLELDLYVRPFPENNLRTFPYYICVDENGNILREAFIRTLLNETDYTFAWFTEFDALSGNEISGESSSTFSTDIEGNFSVLVTNISNAALCSSVFNFTTIKTLTPNAVTVSPQNLIRFENENTITATATPTSADYEYSIIPDLWQESPIFTNIPAGDFVLKVRNKFGCDEISTSFTVLDFPIFFTPNGDGFNDSWKVIGSPIIEINHVYIFDRYGKLLKEIGQNGNGWDGTFNGRPMPSDDYWFKAIYTKDGVKQEFRSNFSLKR is encoded by the coding sequence TTGAAATCAATTTATAATTTTTTCGTTCTACTTTGGCTTTTAATCATCCAAGACGCTTTTGCTCAAGGAGGTGCTCCTAGTTGTCAAGAATTTCAAGCAAATTTTGAATCTTATCAATCGTGTGCTACAAGCATTCCGTTTCAAAATTCAACAGGTGCCAATAGCGAGAGTTTCTCAACCACTTGTATAGGTGCTGCTTTTAGAGGACCAACTTGGTTTTTTATTCAAATTCAAACACCCGGAAGTATTACTTTACAAATTAGTCAAGTGAATGATGCCGGTATTGGTACTGATGTTGATTTTGTGCTTTGGGGACCGTTTACAGATTTATCAAACGTTTGTAGCCAGCTCAATATTTCAAGAGAAGTAGATTGCAGTTGGTCTGATAGCAGCATCGAAATTGTTTCTATTCCAAACGGACAAACTGGTGAATTATATGTGCTTTTGATCGACAATTATTCTAACCAATCAGGACAAATTTCTATTTCGCAAATTGATGGAACCGGAAGTTCAGATTGTAGTTTTTTATCTTCGGTAGAAATCATAGACGATAGCGGAAACGAAATCACACAAACTGAATACTGTAAACCACAGACAAAAAGTATCACTGCGAGAATTGACGTAACCGATTTTGATGGAAATCCCGGGGATTTACGTTTTAATTATACTTGGTATAGAAATGATGTAGTGTTAAGTACAATTACAGATAGCACAATAAGCACAAACACATTAGCCAACATTGCAGAATCCGGCATCTATCGAGTAGAAACAACCACTTATGATAGTACCGACCCAACGGTTGATCTAACTAATTTACCTGTCAGTGAAGCTGAAATTGAATTAAAATTCTTTGTTTTACCGAATATTTCTATACAGAATTCTGCAACAGTATGTTTAACTTCAAATCCGGTTTTACAAGGCACTATTTTGAACCAAAATTTATTTGATCAATTAATTGATAATCCAATTTATCAATGGTATAGAAATGATGTGCCTGTTTCTGGTATTTCTAATAATAGCTTTACACCAACACTTCCCGGAAAGTATAATTTGGGCATAAAAAACGGTGGTTGTAACGAAGTTATTTCTAACTCAATTTTTATTTACGACACGCCTCAAGTTAGTATTTTAGACAATGCTTCGATTTGTGATAATGATAGTTTTACGATTACTTCTACAATTGCTAATAGCGGAAATTTGAATAATCTAACCTATCAATGGTATCAAAACAACAATCCGATTGCTGGTGCAAATGGAAACACATTGGTTGTTTCAACGGCAATTCAAGCTAATAATTCAACCGCAGCCTATTATTTAGAAGTTACAGAAGAAGGAATTTGTGTAGGAAATTCGAATACTGTTTCCGTTCAAATAAATCCAGTTCCGGTATTAAACACAAGCCCAATTATAGTTGAACAATGTGATTATATTGCTCCAAACAATGATGGAATTGCCACTACAAATTTAACCGAAGCATATAATCAAATCACCAACAATGTTTCCGGTTTAACCTTGTTTTATTTTTTAGATAGCGGTTTAACGCAACCGATTTTGACTCCCGAAGCGTTTGTGAATTCAACAGCGAACCAAACCATTTATGTGATTGCGGTGAATGAAAATGCAACTCCAAATTGTACTTCAACCACTGTAGCAACCATTGCTTTGACAGTAAATCCTACGAGTTTATCATCCTATCCAAATATGGCTCCTGTTTGTCCGGTTTTGAATCAAAATTATGGTTTGGTGAATTTTTCAACTCAGGAAAACATTATCCGAACTAACTTTTTTGGCGGCAATCCGGTTGAAATTACTTTTTACTTAACAGATACAGATGCTTCTGTAAAAACAAATCAATTAACAAATTTGTCGCAAATTCCGGTTGGAATTCAAACTATTTATGCACGAATTGAAACCAATACTATTTGCGAAGGCGTTGGTGTTTTTCAAGTAGAAATAATTACGCCACCTCTTCAAAACACTGTTGCTTCCATTGCTTTGTGTGAAAATGAAAGTATTGTTTTAAATAGTTTTGATGCGGAAGCTCTGTTAAACCAAAATCCAACTGTCCAAACAACTTATTTCAGAACATTTCTATTGGCAGAAAACAATTCTGGTGCTTTAAATAAAAATATTCCGCAAGCATTTCCGGTTGGCGAAAACGACATTTTTGTTCGTTTATTTGATACGGCAACACAATGTTTTTCGATTATAAATTTCACTATTGAAGTTTTTCCAAATCCGGTTATTTTTAATCCAAATCCGATTTCTATATGTGGCGATATGGTTTCAACGTTTGATTTAACACTTCGAAACAATCAAATTACGGGCGGAAACAGCGATTATCAAGTATTCTATTATGAGACTCCTGCCGATTTAACAGCAGATAATTTTATTCCACAGCCGGATGCTTATCAATCTGCTACAAAAACTATTTTTGTAAAAGTAGTTGACCCAACTAATAACAATTGTTTTTCTACCACTACTTTAAGTTTAGCGGTAGTAACAATTCCTGGAAGTTTAAACAACCCAACTCCTATTGAAAATTGTGATGATAGCGGGTTTTATGCTTTTGACTTAACCGAAAGAATTGCAGAAATTGCAGGACCTTCTAACTTAAATAATATTGTTATCAGATATTATGAAAATTTTACTGATGCTCAAAGCAACAACAATTTTTTCATTCAAAATCCAACAAATTTCACCAATACAATTAAGGATTTTCAAACAATTTATGTCCGTGTAACCAGCACCACCAATTTTGATAGTGAGACTGGATTAGCCTGTTTTAGAGTTTTAGAATTAGACCTTTATGTTCGTCCGTTTCCGGAAAATAATCTGAGAACATTTCCATATTATATTTGTGTGGATGAAAATGGAAATATCTTGAGAGAGGCGTTTATTAGAACATTATTAAATGAAACCGATTATACTTTTGCATGGTTTACCGAATTTGATGCTCTTTCAGGAAATGAAATTTCAGGAGAATCTTCAAGCACATTTTCAACTGACATCGAAGGAAATTTTTCAGTTTTAGTAACAAACATTTCTAATGCGGCACTTTGTTCGAGCGTTTTTAATTTTACAACGATAAAAACTTTAACTCCAAACGCTGTTACGGTTTCCCCACAAAACTTAATTAGATTTGAAAATGAGAATACAATCACTGCAACGGCTACACCAACTTCTGCGGATTATGAATATTCTATAATTCCGGATTTATGGCAAGAAAGTCCAATTTTTACCAATATTCCGGCAGGTGATTTTGTCTTGAAAGTTCGCAATAAATTTGGTTGCGATGAAATAAGCACCTCGTTTACTGTTTTAGATTTTCCTATATTTTTCACTCCAAACGGAGATGGTTTTAACGATAGTTGGAAAGTTATTGGCTCACCAATTATCGAAATTAACCATGTTTATATTTTTGACCGTTATGGAAAATTACTGAAAGAAATTGGTCAAAACGGCAACGGATGGGATGGAACTTTTAACGGAAGACCAATGCCGTCTGACGATTATTGGTTTAAAGCGATTTATACTAAGGATGGAGTAAAGCAAGAATTTAGATCTAATTTTAGTTTGAAACGATAG